aaataacgactttatttaataattcctttgtcaacagtcttttctgtgtctgtccatatcaccgtatactgtgtatgctcttctgtgtcatccacgccacaaggatgcagtgtttctacatgtatttagctttgatttgaaattaaaacagtgcatccttgtggcacggatgatacagaagagcatacaaaaATTAAATCGATATGTTAATTTACaaaggagaccgttgacaaaggaattattgaataaagtcgttatttttgatttaaattgtgttctgaagacgaactggagcttttacaggtttggaacgacatgggggtaagtgattaattacaaaaattcattttgggtggagtatccctttaagataaccattttgtgtgtatatacatatagggtatatctatatatatatatatatatctagatatatatatattatatacatataggGTTCTtgggtttgttttcattttgggttggtttttcagttaaatttttgttaattttctttcaaatgcatataaaatcaCCATTTTGGGCGTATACAATGTTCTTTTATTTGGgtttatttaatgtgtgtttggACATTAAAAGTTCttgatgttaatttattttatttttttcagatcactttttttaatgcacCAGTCAGTCCATGATGATTTTCAAATATAAGTTACCCTAAACAGTCTCTTCTTGTGACATCAGACTATAAAAGCATTTTGCCCTATATAGAAACTTAAATTTTGAAGGCTGGTGGTCAGTTCCTTTTTGCTTTTTCCTTCACACTTTACATTTGTGTCCTATAAAATTCTAGATCTTACTAAGAAGCCAAACTAACTGCACATTTGTATTTACACCAAAAACTGCACTAAAACATCTGTTCCACTAGTTGCATCAAACAGAGTTGAAATCTCTTTGTATGAGTGGCCTGACATGGCAAAATTGACTCAAACAATGGCGTGAGTTTGTGGTGGGAGGATTTGTCTGGTTCTTGTTTGTCTgagtgtttgaaaacagtcattatttctgcatttctgtttggTGCTGCTATGGTAGACTTGACGAGAGCTGTAGTCTTCTATTCAGAATATGATATCTCTGATACGTGTTTAATATGGAAGTCAAGTCGTCTCTTCTCTTCCTCCTGCGTGGGCTGTAACATGTCACTGTAATATAATTAGTCCAAGCAGttaatcaatataaaatacattctgCTTTCATTGTGGCTTGACCTTCTGGTTGACTTGGCGCTGTCAAATCCAATGAGTGTGTGTCATGGAAGGAAGGAGTATTGCTGCTGCCATTGAAAGAGTGAATTtgttaataacaaagataaactGCACATCATTGCTTGAGAGGAGACATGTTGAAAAACAAGGGAAACAAGATTAGGTCTTTAATTAGTAGTGTTTGCGAAGTCAAACATTACTACTGTATTATTATTGCTTTGGGTAAGTGATCTGAACAAACCCCTGACTAGCGCTGCAAAAGGGTGGAACATTTCCAaagaaattttggaaactttccaggaatTTTTGGAAACATGGAAAATTTCTGAAATTTTCCCCTTTTCCTTTGCAATCCTACACCTAACACTAAAAATTAAACGTTGACGTAATTCTGTGCTCCAGATAGAAATGATTcctaaaattatgattttgttattttactaTGTGATCagaaaagttacaaaagtgaccAGCATCTAGAAACCCATCAAAACCcttgcatagcaacatgctaaaaagtTGCAGATGCATTTCTATGGATATTGTATAGAGTTAGTTTTGGACATTAAAAAGtactttatattacattttaggtTCTTCAGATCATTGTTTTGGCTTCTAATTTTTAAAAGCACCAATACATGATGGTGTTCTGAATAAACAGTATAAAGTCTCTTTATAAGACATGACACTATAAAATTTTTGGCTCTTATGTGATAAATTATTCCCTTCTATGAAAGTAGCATTGGATTAAATCGTCTgctaattaaatgtaatgtaaaaaccactcaaaacatttTAGCTGTCACAAAATTTGGTGTAGGATTAACCTCaaaagaattttcattattgctagtaaactttacaaataaatacaaaaacacactgaattaacTACAGTTCTGAAGTAAAAAGCCTtaagtagtattttcttgtaaaacatactccagtaatatTTCTTTACAGTTTTGCAGCATCCTTACAATACCTTAGCATTATGGCAGAGTTTTGTTTTAGCAAACTGCACCCACATATCAACTTGAACTCACACTGCATTTCATACcctaaaaatgtctaaaacatcTGATGTGTTCTTGCCACCAGACACTGaagtctttttcattttattcagcttttaagGCACGCTTCCAGTTTGTGTCCTGTTCCAGATGAGTGCGTGCTGCTCATCCTGATTTTGAATAGTGAAAGCGCTGTTGTTGTTAAGTTATTTGGCACTTCTTTGTCTCCGGCTTCCTGTTTGTTTCTCCTGGGATTTCTTAGATCTGCCGGTGCTGCCATGTGCCAGTGAGACTCTGCACCGGAGAACAGACAACGCCGAGATCTGCTCTTGACAGAGAAGTATACACTTTACGCAGAATTGTTCTGTTCAGTCTTTCccatacaattataataaatgggGACTGAAATGTTTCAGCTTAAAGATGACATAAAGCAGTATTCAGATAAAAATAGCCCATATGTTTTGTTGGAGCCCATATGTCTTATGTTGCTTTGTGATGTTGGTGCGTCCATTTTAAAGCTTGAAAGTCTGCATTTGGAACTAAATGAGGATGAGTTGGGTGAACTGCACTGAACTGGGTGTAAGCGCTGATTTGAGATTTGATaagtgcttttattattattaatctgaatAACCAGTTGTTCCGCAAAATAATATAGTTCATTAGCTGTAGGCTGTTTGTGGTTGTCAGATAATATAGCAACTTGTTCTTGGCATCTTTTGAAGATGTAtcatatttaaatgtcttttgctGATTTGTTTGGCCTTGGGTTGTATTTGTCAGTCTGACAGTCTTCAAGAGCTGAAGATGTTTAATATGAACACGAAAGTTAGAAATTCTGAAACTCCCTGTATGAGGCAGGTTTACTCATTTTTTAGACCAGCTGGCAGACAAAGGTGGAAAAAGAAACTCTTGTCGAAGCCAAGGCTTGCTTACTGCTAAGaagcagaaatatattttttgatattgcTGAAAACATGTCCAAAACCTTGAACAGTACTCTATACACAACCCTGTTCTTAACTTTCAGCCCCTTGAAGCTTTACTCAGATGGGATGGTGGTGGTACAGAAGCGAGCCAGGACAGGTTCAAGTAAGGGTGACTTATGTCCAGCATCTCAATGGCCTTGTGCAAAAGGCTGTAAGTCAACATGAAGTTTGaattcataatctttcatcaaaataactCTCTGAAAGTACTTTGGCTGATATTGCTTAAAGGCCATATAGGCTATTGGTTAATATTTATCAATTTGTTAAAGAAATGGCACCCAAATATAAAgtgtttgaaaatatattcactttcaggccatccaagatgcagattagtttgttccttcatcagaacagatttggagaaatgtagcattaaatcacttgctcatcaatggctcctctccagtgaatgggtgccgtcagaatgagtgtccaaacagctgataaaaacatcacagtaacccacaagtaatccacacgactccagtctgTCAATTAACACCTTAGAAGCGaaatcaagatgtttttatcttcaaaccaCATCTGGCTAAatcctctatctataatattgcctTCTCcggtgaaaaagttgtctcgtctgaatcaggagagaaatatgcaccgatcaagcactgtttacaagagaAAACAGCTCAAAACGGCActgaacaaatatgttggtggattttgatatgagaggacaaaCGGGAATGTACTTTTTCACTGGACAAAGCAATATTATGAGTATATGACAAGAATTGATGGTTTGAAgtaacatgcagcttttcacttcacaagatgttaattaattattctggtcagctgtttggactctcattttgatggcacccattcactgcagagaatccattggtgatggcaagtgatgtaatgctcaatttctgtttccatgaagaaataaactcgTTTGAGAGAAATAAACTCATCAATACTGTACATCttcgatggcctgagggtgagtacattttcaattttcattcacccaaaaatgaaaattctatcatcattcaTTCCCcttcgtgttgttccaaaccagtatgacttctgttcttctgtggaacacaaaagaagatattttgaaaaacatctgAAAGCCTTTCTAAAATATTGCCAAAAACTACTTATGCAATACTGCAAACTCACATTCAATCTGGCTTCATTCTGGTCTGGAACAGCAACTTTGCACAATCCAGTCAATTCCTAGCAGATATTCTCAGAAATACATCATTCTACAGTAGTAAAATGtaagaaacatacaaaaatatccaAAGTCTATGTTTCCAAAGCAGTTGCTATaagagcagtgttttttttttttagcttaaaaagcatcaacatgcaGTGTCTAGGGAATTGCACCGGGAGCATTTTCACAATGCTTCGTAGTCTTGAATGTCGCGTTTTGTCTCGGCATGAGGTGCAGACACGAGACGCAAGCGAGACCGCCTCTCACccagaacagcatttaattgcaGTGATTACCAGCATTACGGAGATAATTGTTAGATTCTATGGTTCAGATTGGAGCTTTTGGGGATAATTTGCGCTGTTTTAATGTGTATGTATTGGCTTGATAAACTGGTTTCTCCAGGGAATCGAGAAACAGCCCTTCTCTCTGCAGGGCGCTTGAGGGAATCAGCCAGTCTTGAAATTGCCCGTCCTAATTTCACTTCTCGACTTCACGTCACTACTTATGAACTTTTAGCTCAGACTATTTCTCTTTAATACGTATTCAAAAAGATTTCTATGACTAAGAATAACTAGCTTTTGCTACAGTATTGTCTTTTCTGGTTGACTGCAGTCTTTTACCATTGGCAGCTTTGCAATTTTAACAACTTCCACAAACCAATTATCTGtaaaattcaaacttttttgtaCTGTACATGTTCTTTTTATTTGGAAAGCTCCGATTCTTGGCTTTGAGGAGACAAAACATTGGCTGATGGTAGTTTGTCTGCTCCATATGATATAAAAGCATAACATGACTTCAGCAGCCAGCAGAGCAGAATGTGTTCATGTGGATTTGGTGCAACATGCTCATTTGTGAGACAAAGAGTCAATTTTCCGTCTGTGCCTCTGTCTCTGGGGTGTGTGCAGATGAAAATCTGCTGCCATCAAACACCTTTCAGCATCACTTGCTGCGACACACAAGGCACTCCCAAAAATAGGATGCATTTAGTTGCGCATGTGGGACACGTCTGCTCTAAAGAACCCGTAAAAGATGAATCATCTGCACATCAGACACTTTTTAAAGGTGACGCAGAGACTCGCTGAAGATCCACCCAACCATTCAAAAGGTCCTGCAATGAAAAATACAGcctttgtgactttttttctcccaTTTAGCAAACAGGTGCATTAAGATGTAGTTGAACCACTTGAACACACTATAGACTGTCTACAGCAGGAGTCTGGGTCTCACTGCATTTGAATTGGTTTGAGATGGAATacaaagttatatttatatacacacagtggTGGGCCAAATTATTAGAACATTAATATTTATACcatctaatttttttaatcagttaaataATAAACAGCTATATTTAGCTGTAGTgtttcagtaggaaatatcaatttacatttccaagcattcattttgccattaattgtaataatccagtaagatttttgtttgcacaagtaGTCTGACAACCAccagtgctgcacacagagatctggtCTCATCATTATCTAGTCTGTCTGGAAAGacaagaagaaacagaagaaactgagacatactaaatccagaagaactgtgacaacgtctccaagatgcttcaagagaccttcCTGCAAGGCCAGTGCTCCATACTTCCTGTATGCAGTGCATGCAGCTGTAATGAGCTTGCATTATCTATAAACCTGAAGTGATTAGTGTACTAATTTCATTGTAAAGTTTCACCTGTCACACTGCAGTTTGTAGTGAACTAGAGATTTTAAAAAGAGACTGCTAGCCATGTCCACCATCTAAAACATAAATTTGTCCTtaaatatgcatatgcattttCAAATTGTGTTGTTGGTTTGTGCATTAACTATCCATTTACTTCTACAACATGGTACAAAAAtctaaaagtttttatttgacatttttcaattTGAGGCATATCAaggtttactttatattttatttttttgaccaaTTGGCAGACAAAGGGTGGAAAGAAACTTTTGACAAAACCATGGCTTACTGACGCAGAGAAACAGGAAGTTTTCAGTGATGTCTCAGAGTTTTGGACCCCTCTGTATAAAGAGCTCCAGTCATGAATATACTTTTCTGTAGCGCCTGACGATTTCGCGCTGTTATCCTTGATATATTTAAACTGAGAGGATCATTTAAAAGCGTGACATCACGAAGAACACTCCGAGAGCCTCTGTGACACATTCAGTAGTTGGTAAGAGAGACCAGTAGGGGGTAGGATCGTTTTCCCCTGATCTCCAGCCTCAAGCAGCCCAAGTTCGGTCTCAGTGCTGCATGAACGCACAGCGAGAGGGGGAGGACACTTCCCTCTCCAGCATCAAACGTGAGGGATGCGCTTCATCGCCTTAAGGGGCTGGATGGATGGAGCGACAGGGTCATGAAGGTGACCGCAACCTCTGGTTTGGATTTAGGGGGCCGTTTCCGCAGAAGGAGCCTATCCATAATTAATAAAAGCGAGTCGGAGATCCTAGAACCGAAGCGCAACCACCGGCGAGTCATGTCACCAACTGACAGCGCTTCCAGAGGAGCTGAcgaggaggacaaaggaggatGAAGGAGGCAGAGGAGGATTATAATGAAGCTGAGTGGCAAAGGACTGTGCACCATCGTCTCCAGCAGTCTGCTCTTCGTGTGCGCCGTGAGCGCCGTGGTCGTGGGATTCAAATGCATCGCGTTGGGCTCCAGGGTGCGAGCGCACTTTCACCTGGCCACCGCGGCCGGCGCGTTTTACTCGGGCATCCTGGTGACTCTCGGGCAGGTCCTGATTGGGGTGGCGCTGGTCTTTTGCCGGGGCAAGCCCAGATGTGCGAATTTCTTCCTCTTTGGGATCTTAGTGTTTCTTTTGGGGGTCCTGACGGCGTTCTCCGGCGCGGTGGTGGATGGCGACACGGTGTCCCTGGTGGAGAAGAAGTACGCGCACTATTGCCAGAACTCTGTGGATGTAAACCCGGCGTGCGACCGGCTCAAAGTGTACCAACGGTGTCTGGTGGTCTCCACTATCCTTAACACTCTGGAGTGCATCCTGGGGCTGATGAACCTGGTGATCATCAAGCGTTACCAAACGGCGCAGTTTCACCGGAGACGCCGGACGCAGAGGCGGAGCGCGCGGATCGTGCTGAACGAGGAGCGCGACTTCGCGGTCACGGAGTTCCAGCCGGTGTCCTACATCAATTTGGCTGTGTTTCACGCGTTGAACGACGGGGAGGTGCAAAGCCGGGGCCACCCGTCCATGGAGCTGCCGGGCTATTCGCCCGCCAATCCGGAGCTTAATCACACGTACCCGTTTTCTTACCCGCTTCACAACGAGTTGCCACCTGCCTACGAGGACATATTCCCTTGAGAAGCGAGCAGCGAATAGCAAAGAAGAGGAACCGAGTTGCAATTTTGCAGTGACAATCACGCATTCGGCACGCTGAACTTGGAATCGACACGATTATTTCTATATTACGGTGACCAACTGTTGcctaatatactttttaattcagTGGAGGTTACAGCCAGCGCTCTGAACAAACCCTACAGTTGTTGATAAACTACAAAACGAACCCATGAGAAGGTAAACGTACTGAAAGGATTAAATATACatgcaaaatttgttttttgaCTGACCGATTGTATTCTCACTTCATCCCTTGTCTAAATCCCTAAGGTTTGTGTACAGGATTCCCATTGGACTTTTTGGAATTTTAAGGATCCTGATTTTCTTACAGTATTCCAGCAGggcacaaaacaaaaagaagttACCAATTGGGCAAAAAGAACAAATGAGAACGTAAACGTACTGGAAGTatacatgaaacttttttttgttttttactttccTGGTTGATTGTATTGCCAAATAATCCTTAGTCAAAATCCACCCAACCATAAAGGATATGTTTTATAGGATTTCAACATGTGGCAAAACAAAAAGAAGTTCAGGACAAAATGAGCCTATGATAAAAGGAAACtgaaagaacatttgttttttgaCTCATTGTTAGGTGTGTGATGATTTAGAACTAATCATTTAGAACCAGAATCATAATTGTGTTATTATTCCAACAAAATACCCAGAAAATTCCCAGAAGGGCTATTACGATTTGCAACTGGATAAAATGTCCCTGTAGAACATCAAAAGTATTCTGAAAGGCCTGCAATAAGACATCTTGTATTCAGCCTCATGATTTCTTTATAATCTCTTCATCCCTGATGTTTCAGACAAAAAGCCACTGCTGCTGCCCATATTAAAATGAcaggcaacaacaacaacaaaaaagtacctAACACCTATCCTATCATTGTCCAGTAGCAAGAAACCTATGAAATTCCAAATAGCACTCTAAGAATCAAATAAGAATTCCTGTAGGATTTTTCCTTTAGGATTAACACTAGGATTGACGTTTTATTGGGAATCCTGTACACAGTATTTTTTTGACTAGGGATGCACATGTATTTTCTCGATGTGGCTCtcttgttttccctcatattgcTTATGTTTAGCTTCTGAATAAAAGGTGTATGTACTCTCTCCTAATGTTGCTGTTGAGTTCAGGTTAACTAATGCATTTGTGCATGCAGTGCTTCTCGGGAGGTGACCGCATGTCTGCCTGCAGCAGGTGTTGCCATGGTTCCTTGACCCTTTTTCTACCTGCGTGTAATTAGATATGTAACAACCCAGTCTTTGAAATGCAGATTTGCTTGCTTTGTCAAGTTTGATCTGGTGTACAAAGCAAAGCAGGTTGTTTAATGTAACAAACACATTCATACGTTTCAGTTTAGCGTTTTAGAAAGATCTCTTTGAGTCCATCTGAATGGATTTCACTGAATGCCACGGGGACATTTTCAAAGAGCTGCGCTTTTCCTCTGAGGTATTATATGCATTACAAACACAAGAAGAATTTGCGTGAGTTCGGTAATTATTCTGAGTGGATATTATATGCTTTGGCACAACACCAAAACCTCTGATGAGGCTTTTCCCGATTAAAGAGATAAGCTTTTGTCTGAGACGTTACTGGAGCTGGACGTAGAGTGGGGTCTAAACGTCTGAGACCATGAGTGAAAGTGCTGctattttcataatgttgtttgcTTTAATAAGAGCAGCTCTGAAAACCTGGTGATCATGTTCTCCAGAATGATTTGAGATGGTCTAAAAAGCATTCTGAGATTTGTAGGATATGTGCAAATAATCTTAGTCAGAATATACACACTCTTgttaaatatttgcaatttaaaaggactcttttctatttgaatatattttcaaatgtaatttaatcctgtgatgcaaagatgaattttcagcatcattactaaagtgtcacatgatgatccttcagaaattattctaatatgctgatttgctgctcattaaacattatcaaaacagttgtgctgcttcatatcttTGTGGAAAGCTgatgagcatttatttgaaatatttcataacataaaTGTCTATACTGCCACtattgatcaattgaatgcatccttgctgaataaaagtattaatttctttctaaaaaaaatcatactgtccccaaacttttgaaaagtagtcaCCTAACAATCAAATGtatgtcattttctttgttttctttaattcgAGAAGTCGGAACTGTTTTCCAGTTTTGAAGTATTAACTTGATATCACATTTTTAGACCCTACCCTATCTTGTGGACATTGTCTGCATTtatcaaaatgtgttttagatTATTTTCTTCAACACTGAAACCACTTTAGCCTGTTTGAAGCTTGTAGTGAGTGATGGTGTGCAGTATTAGTGTACAGTACATGTGTATTTTTACTAAAATGAGACATCTTATCCTCAGCTTTGTGATTTGTTTTCCTCTTCCCTGAAATGTCAGACAAAAAGCCATTGCTGTTGGCGACATTAAAATGACAGGCGTTACCATTCAGACAGAAAATTTCTGCTTAGCAGAGTTGTGACTGTAGgatattattaatgtttctgCATCATGTTGTTCCAGAGTAATAGGAGAACATGCCCCTGAATGTTTAGCTGAAACGCACAAACAGCAATGCTTCTCTCTCAGCATATCCAACTTGTCAGTTGCTGGAGTTGTTTGGTTAGAAAGATGCTTAATTATGTAGTTACCATTTCTGCCAGCAGGGGCAAATGGAGCaatgttaaatgaatagttcacccaaaattgaaaatttgctgagaatgtactcaccctcaggccattcatcatgtagatgagtttgtttcttcatcagaacagatttgcaaaaaatcagaataaaacaacacaatcacCAACAAATCCACCACAATGAATCtaaacagccaaaaaaaacacaaaaatctgataaacaacaacaataatccacacgaacccagtccatcaattaacaacttgtgaagccaaaagctgtatgtctataagaaacaaatccattattaaggtattttaactttaaagattttactcaaaatatgagtccataatccataataacacttcctacagtgaaaaagtgcaaaaactcacatcaaaatccacccacatggATTGGCATAACTAGttgactggagtcgtgtggattattgtgatgtttttatcagctatttagactctcattctgacggcacccattcactgtagaggatccattagtgagcaaatCTGTTCCAATTAACAGTTAACAAActacatctacatcttgaatggcctgagggtgagtacattttcagccaattttcatttttaagtcaaCAGCTCCTTTTAACTAGCAAACTTGAATGTGACTGATCAGATATGAATGAACGGTGGCACTCAGGTAATTCAGTGAAATCTGCTTCATGCATGCTTGCCCTTTATCTAATAGCGACTGTTGCATTTTGCAGGAGAGGttgtaaatattttaagcaaATCTTTTTCACCCTTCTAAAGTTTGATATGCTATTGAGATCTAACAGTTCACATTTAGAGTGCATATACTTCCCAATTTCCCCAAGAGAATTTGCTCATCAATAGAACTAAAAGAGCTCTGAATATGTATTAATAGCCTAGAAGGGAAATGATGCCCCTTTGAAAATGGCAGTCGTGCAGAATAACAACTGCATGATGGGAAACCGAATACCGTCATTGTGTTTCTGAGGTGTAAGAAGCTTCCAGCTGTGAAAAGTGCCTTTTGAACGAATCctttaaagatatattttgataaaaatttcaTAGGGGTGATGTAAGGTAAGGAAAAATGGTAGAAAGTACATCTAAATTTAGGTAACATCAACTGGAAATGTTTTTGAAGGTCAGTGAAAGTTCTGAAATTGGTTGCACTGTTGTCTTTTCCATTCTTTTATGGCAGATCTTCAGAAATGGTTTAATTTAGCTAATGGAGGTGAGCAATGTGTAATGCAATTTACTTGTTGCCTCGTTCTCAGCCCATTTTCTGTTATCTATTATTCAAATGGCCAGGACAAGAAATCACAAtgttctgccctttttaatttgttattatgcCTTTTCTTGCACATATCTGCCTGCGGCCTTTAATTTTGATAATGAAATATACAGTCTAGTGGTTGATGCAAAATGTATTGCTTAtttgtcagaagaaaaaaaactgtttatatgAGTTAATTGTCTGAGATGTCGTGATTACTCTATCGTTGTTGTTATTCTTCAGATTCACTCCTGTAAAGAGACGGACCCTAAATACAGCTTTCTTTCTCAGTCTGAACTTTTCATGTAAGTTAAAATTGTCAACTGTACGTTCATATGGATTGCACAATTACAGCCATTCTCATTCAATCAGGACTGTATTTGTAAACTTCAATGGCACAATTGACTTGTAAAAAGCTTTGTTGAGTACTTTGAAGTCTTATAGTAGCTCCTCTTGATTTGAAGACTTACCTCTGTTATGTGGCACATTTCCGAGTGAAACAGGATATAGACaaaaaatgtagggcaggacttgattttatccttTTGGGAATTTATTGAATTGTGAAAAGTGGCTGTTATTTATCTGGCCCAGAGATGTCAGCGGGAAAAAGGAAGTGGTCATATTTTGATGAAAGCTTTGTTAGTT
The Cyprinus carpio isolate SPL01 chromosome B14, ASM1834038v1, whole genome shotgun sequence DNA segment above includes these coding regions:
- the LOC122139610 gene encoding transmembrane protein 271-like, coding for MKLSGKGLCTIVSSSLLFVCAVSAVVVGFKCIALGSRVRAHFHLATAAGAFYSGILVTLGQVLIGVALVFCRGKPRCANFFLFGILVFLLGVLTAFSGAVVDGDTVSLVEKKYAHYCQNSVDVNPACDRLKVYQRCLVVSTILNTLECILGLMNLVIIKRYQTAQFHRRRRTQRRSARIVLNEERDFAVTEFQPVSYINLAVFHALNDGEVQSRGHPSMELPGYSPANPELNHTYPFSYPLHNELPPAYEDIFP